In Tiliqua scincoides isolate rTilSci1 chromosome 1, rTilSci1.hap2, whole genome shotgun sequence, the following are encoded in one genomic region:
- the JDP2 gene encoding jun dimerization protein 2 isoform X1, producing MPFGKAFKMNCDFFAFWTVVAELPVATDGFSFSFVDFGIVCPAMMPGQIPDPSVTAGALPGLGPLTGLPGTTLTAEELKYADIRNIGAMISPLHFLEVKLGKRPQPVKSELDEEEERRKRRREKNKVAAARCRNKKKERTEFLQRESERLELMNAELKAQIEELKQERQQLILMLNRHRPTCIVRTDSVKTPESEANPLLEQLEKK from the exons ATGCCCTTTGGCAAAGCCTTCAAAATGAACTGTGATTTCTTTGCTTTTTGGACTGTAGTTGCTGAACTTCCTGTAGCGACTGAtggtttctctttctcttttgtaGACTTTGGGATTGTCTGTCCTGCTATGATGCCAGGGCAGATCCCAGACCCATCTGTGACAGCTGGTGCTCTGCCTGGCCTTGGCCCTTTGACAGGACTGCCTGGTACCACCTTGACAGCAGAAGAGCTGAAGTATGCTGACATTCGCAACATTGGGGCCATGATCTCTCCACTGCACTTCCTGGAGGTGAAATTGGGGAAGAGGCCTCAGCCAGTGAAAAGTGAG ctagatgaagaagaggaaagaaggaaaaggcgaagagagaaaaacaaagtaGCAGCAGCTCGATGTCGGAACAAGAAGAAGGAGAGGACAGAGTTCCTGCAGAGG GAATCTGAGCGCCTGGAGCTCATGAATGCTGAACTGAAGGCCCAGATTGAGGAGCTGAAGCAGGAGAGACAGCAGTTGATCTTGATGTTGAATCGCCACCGCCCCACCTGCATTGTGCGGACAGACAGTGTGAAAACTCCAGAGAGCGAAGCCAACCCGCTGCTCGAACAGCTTGAGAAGAAGTGA
- the JDP2 gene encoding jun dimerization protein 2 isoform X2, with protein MMPGQIPDPSVTAGALPGLGPLTGLPGTTLTAEELKYADIRNIGAMISPLHFLEVKLGKRPQPVKSELDEEEERRKRRREKNKVAAARCRNKKKERTEFLQRESERLELMNAELKAQIEELKQERQQLILMLNRHRPTCIVRTDSVKTPESEANPLLEQLEKK; from the exons ATGATGCCAGGGCAGATCCCAGACCCATCTGTGACAGCTGGTGCTCTGCCTGGCCTTGGCCCTTTGACAGGACTGCCTGGTACCACCTTGACAGCAGAAGAGCTGAAGTATGCTGACATTCGCAACATTGGGGCCATGATCTCTCCACTGCACTTCCTGGAGGTGAAATTGGGGAAGAGGCCTCAGCCAGTGAAAAGTGAG ctagatgaagaagaggaaagaaggaaaaggcgaagagagaaaaacaaagtaGCAGCAGCTCGATGTCGGAACAAGAAGAAGGAGAGGACAGAGTTCCTGCAGAGG GAATCTGAGCGCCTGGAGCTCATGAATGCTGAACTGAAGGCCCAGATTGAGGAGCTGAAGCAGGAGAGACAGCAGTTGATCTTGATGTTGAATCGCCACCGCCCCACCTGCATTGTGCGGACAGACAGTGTGAAAACTCCAGAGAGCGAAGCCAACCCGCTGCTCGAACAGCTTGAGAAGAAGTGA